The Porphyrobacter sp. LM 6 sequence CCCTCTTCTGGTTAGCGCTGAGATCTGGATGAGGTCCGACCTCAAGCTCCACAACCTCATCCCAAGCCGCGTCTGATATTGCCTGCTGCTTGGCGGCTCGTGTTTGACGCGTCTCAAGGATCCGAGAGATTACGAAATCGCGGTACTCACCGCTCTTCTCGCAGAAGGATCGGGCATGCCAGCGAAAGCCATCGAACGCTAATGCATGAGGCGCTATCCATCGCCACTCTGGATCTGGCGCTGACATTGACTGGTACAGAACTTCGATCGCCTCATGCCGCCTGATGGCGATGACGATCGATCGCAGTACGACAGGGTCAACCCCCCGCGCCGGTGCGGGCGTGGAGTCGAAGGACGATAGGTTGCCGATCCATGCGTCCTCAGGAGTAATTACCCCTTCTGCAATCGAACGGACCTGAGAAAGGTATTGGGTGGCATCGAGCTTCAGAAACAGAGGCTTGAACGCAGGAGAACGGACATAGGTTTTACCACTCTTGTCATAGACCATGTTGTCTGGAGCGAGGGCAATGTAACGGTTGAGATCGCCTGAGGCTTGGTTGGGCGACACTCCGAATTTGTCGATCAGATCACTGCGGTTGACGTGCCCTTCCCAGAACAAGCGAAATTCGATGAATTGGAGCTTCTGCTCCACTCCCCATCGTAAACTTGGCTTGCTGTCGTCCACGGACACCCCCGAATCACTTTTCGGAACCTTCCAAAAAGTGTGCATGACATTTCTAGTTGAGATTCACCTGGGCAGGCAAGCGCGGACTGATCCCTTTCAGCTGCCCATCGGTTCCGACGAAAAATGCCGCCGCTGAGCTCCCCATTCTAAGGGGAATGGGGCGGCTAGAACGGTCAGATCAATCCCGTCCCCTTGGCGCCCCTCAAGGATCGCATCGATGATGTCGGGGGCAAGCAGGGTCATGCGCATCACGCGCGTGAGATAGCTCATCCCGATCTTTTCCTTCTCTGCGAGTTCAGTGATCGAGGCATATGAGCCCTCCTCAAGCATCCGCTTCCAGCGGAATGCTCGTGCCAGAGCCTTGAGCACGGTGTTGTCAGGCCGAGGCCGTTTCAGCTCCGAAGCTGGGGGAAGGATCATTTCCTTGCGTCCGCCGCGCTTGGTCAGTTTGAATGGTACGAAGACGGAGACAATTTTGGGTTCTTGGGTCGCCTTCATGCAGCCGCCTCCAGGGCGGGTGCACACAACTCTCGGGCCAGGGCACCAATGCCCTCGGTACGAAGCCGGACATCAAGGCCTTCGCTGCCGACTATGACTTTATCGACGATGATTTGAACAATCCGGGCCTGCTCGGCGGGAAATAGCTCATCCCACATCGGGTCCAGATCTCTCAGAGCCTGTCTCGCTTGGGCCTCGGTCAACGTCGGTGTGCTCCGCGTGGCCATCTTCCAAGCGCCAATGATGACTTCAGGCTGACGGAATGCTGCCCGCAGTTGATCGACAACGGCGGCTTCGACCTCCGCAGCCGGAACCCTGCCGACATCACACGCTCCCGCACCGTTCCGAAGCAAGGTCTGGCTAATATAGTAGCGGTAGAGCTTTCCGTTCTTCAGTGTGTGCGTCGGAGAGAATGCCGCTCCATCTTGCCCCCAGATTAGCCCCTTCAGCATGGCGGGCGTGTTAGCGCGCGTGCGTCCGCCTCGAACCCGAGGGCTCTCCTTCAGGATAGAATGAACGGCATCCCAGAGCTCGGTGCTGATGATTGCCTCATGCTCGCCGGGGTACCGGTTCCCTTTGTGGACCACGTCGCCGATGTAGATTCGGTTGTTGAGCACGCGATACAGGAACCCCTTGGTGATGCGTTTGCCGTGGCGGGTCGTGATCCCTCGCTCCGCGAGCTCCCGCAGCAGATGCGTGCCCGAGCCAATCTCCCGGAACCGCTCGAAGATGTATTGGATCTTGGCGGCGCCAGACTTGTTGATCACAAGCTTGCGAGCTTTCACGTCATAGCCAAGCGGCGGCACCCCGCCCATGTACATGCCCTTAGCGCGGCTAGCGCGGAACTTGTCGCGGATGCGCTCGGCGGTGACCTCGCGCTCAAATTGAGCGAAGGACAGAAGAACGTTGAGCGTGAGGCGGCCCATGCTGGTCGTCGTATTGAACGACTGGGTGACCGATACAAACGTCACGTTGTTGCGCTCGAACACCTCGACCAGCTTGGCGAAGTCCATCAGTGAGCGTGACAGGCGGTCGATCTTGTAGACCACGACCACGTCGACCAGCCCGTCCTCAATGTCGGAGAGAAGGCGCTGGATCGCTGGGCGGTCGAGAGTGCCGCCAGAGATGCCGCCATCGTCATACTGATCGCGCACCTGGACCCAGCCTTCGGATCGCTGGCTGGCAATATAGGCCTCACAGGCCTCACGCTGGGCGTCGAGCGAGTTGAACTCTTGTTCGAGACCCTCTTCGGACGATTTGCGCGTATAGATCGCGCAGCGAAGCTTGCGGGTGATCTCGCTGCTCATGCTGCCCTCCGCTTGTTCTTGAGGCCGAAGAAGACCCAGCCGTTCCAGCGTGAGCCGGTTATGGCGCGGGCAATGGCCGAAAGTGACTGGTAAGGACGACCTTGCCACTCAAAGCCATTGAGCGTGACCGTCACAGTGTGCTCGACGCCCTGCCATTCACGGACCAGACGCGTGCCTGCGATTGGTTTCAGGTCAGCTCGAATACTACGGACGGCGACGTTGCCGCCATCCAGTTGCTCGCCAAGGTCTTGAAGCCGTTTCACCGTCTCAGGTTTCAGGCCGCCATAAGCGAGCTCTTGGACGCGATAGGCCAGTCGGCTTTCCAGATAGCGCCTGTTAAATGGCGGCGGTTCGCTAGCGTAGATATCTCGCCATTGTTTCTTGAGATCGCCGATTGTGGCCGCTTTGATGGCGGCCAATCGAGCCAGCACGGGGTCGTGTTTCATTGTGCGTTTCTCCAGTGAGTTGGAGCCGCACTACCGCTCTGTTCGGAGGTGAAGTGTAGCGGAAAACCTTCTTTTTCGTCATATAGTTCGGGGAAATTGCGCCTGTGCAGGCGTGCCAGGCCCAAAGCCAGAATGGCGCACAATTCGTTACGCCGCTGTGCCGGCGTCATACTGTCGGGCGGGATCGGGTTTGGGCGCCATTGGGCTTCCAGGCGGCAGGGCCGATCATCTCGGTCTGCAGCTTCTGGCATATAAGTGTCAGGGGCTTTGGCCATTTGAGTTTAGTCCGTGATGGGGTCTGAACTCTCCTACTGAGCCTGCTTCTGGATTGTCCCACTGACTGCTTGAGATAGATTTGAGGAACGAAATTTCCACATCACCAGGGTTACCCGTGTACGATCAGCGGACGATGGGATCCAGGATTAAGCCACTCTCGCTGCCAGTCAGGCGGCTGTGAAGTTGGTATGCTTCATTTTCCGTAAGTGAGGCCACGCAATCTGCGGCTAGCCGAGCTTTCTTATCTGCGTGGTTGTCTTCCCAGATGTATCTTAGGCGTGCAGGGAACAGCTTAAAGTTACCCTGCTTCCCCTCGGCCAGAAAGATTTGGAATAGGTCGCGCACGATCTTTTTCTGACCGTATTGCTGCGCGTGGAGAGCGGGGAGCCCAATGACATAATGTCGCGCGAAGTGCTTAAGGAGCCTGACCTCGTCTGCAGCATCTGGTTGAATTGAAACTGCTGGCCCATCGACGTCTTTAGTCAATGTGATCGCGCGGACGTAGTTGCCGATCAATTGGGACGTGAAATTGCGAAGCTGCCTACGTTGTTCGCGCGAACCGTCATAGGCCTCTTTGGTGACACTAGGGAAGATGGTCACCTTTCGTTTAACGCGACCCAGTGCCTCTGAAAGGCGGCGGGGCGCATCTGCAGGATAGCGGGGGTCTTTTTTCCAGGAGTTCAAAGCGCCTTGGACAATGCCATCTAGAGCCTCGTCGGAGACGATCTCGCTCCACGGGATCATCCCAACGCGGTGGAAATCCTCTAGATCGTGGACCGAGTAGGCGATGTCGTCGGCCCAATCCATGAGTTCGGCTTCGGCCGTCTTATATTCGCCCTTGCAGTGCTCACGTGCCCATAGGAAATCGCGCTCCTCGGACGCGTAAGCCGACCACTTGGATTTCTTCTCGTCCTTTCCATGGTCACGAATCCAGGGGTATTTCAGGGTAGCGGCCAACGTTGCGCGAGTGAGATCCAGGCCTGGATTGTCCCGGCTGTAACGAACCGCAAGTTTGGTCAGAATTCGGAATGTCTGCGCATTGCCCTCGTAGCCATCATCAGCTGCATCTTCCTTGCAACCGCCTACGATTGATGGATCGCGTACAATCCGGTCCAACTCGGTCTCTGCCGCGTGTCCGAAAGGCGGGTGCCCCAAGTCATGCGCAAGGCACGCGGCCTCCACGACTTCAGGGTGAAGGCCATGCTGTGCCGCCTCGATGGGCTGCTCTCTTATGCGATGTTCGGCCAGGCGTCTGCCAATTTGCGCAACCTTGTAGGTGTGTTGCTGCCTAGTGTGGAAGACGTCCAGCTCACCGGCACGGACGATTTGAGTGATGCCTGCCAGACGGTGAAATGCCGATGAGTAAAGTATTCGATCTCGATCGCGCTCAAATGCGCCGCGCTGGTCCTGACCTGAGGCTGCCTCATCGCTGTAACAACGGCTAACCCGTGCCGCATCCAGCGACGGTATCCCCCCAACAGTCACTAAGTCACCTCTCGTGGATCAGGCGGCGTGCGCGTACTCGCGCACGAGGGACACTACCATGCCGTCGCTGTTGAGCGAGATTTTCCCACGCTCGATTGCGCGCTGAAGCGCCTCAATGACGCTGGCCATGTCGTAGTCTCGCTTGAGCGCGTCAATCAGCACTTGCGGATCAACGCCATTTGCCGACTCGTCAATGACGGCTAGAATCTCAGTGTCTTGAGGGTCTCTATCGGCCATGAGCGTTCTCCACCTGATTGGACCTCTCCGAACTCGCGCGAATCCGTCATTTTTAATGAACGCATATACGCAAGGTCAGCGCCAACGATCGCCAGCTGAGGCTTAATTTCCCAAAAGCGGCTGACTTGTCAAATCGGGCGCCGGTGACCATCTCGTTCGGCGCCCCGTTTTTCGCCCGCGGAGGCACGCCACGGCGTGGCGCATTGTTTTCCAGCTGCGGCTCCATGAAATATTTTTTGCGCCGTTCAGGTGCCCTCGCAGGAACCACCAGGGGCATTCAGAGTGACGGCCCTGCGATGCTTGGTGGGCGATAGAGGGTGCAGCCTCATCCCAAAGCATATTTCAGGCAATCCCACGACGCGCAATCGATGCCAATACCTTGCGATTGATAGAATGCCGCGTTGCGAGCTGCTTGGCGGTGAGGTCTCGTTTGCGGCCCGTGTCCTGCTGAAAGCGATATTCCCACTCATTGATAATGCCCTGCCGGTGAAAGAATACTGCTGCATCGGGCCCGATGCTTTTGTTCGGATTGCGCTTGATCCGCTTGATAGATGCGAAGATCAAATCCGAACGGAAGCCGAGAAACTTTTTCACACAGACATTGCCTACGTCGACCGTATTCCCCGTTATCGCATTCGTGATGGTGCAAAGGTCGATAATAGGAAAGTGCCCGCAGAGGCAGGTTTCAGGCTCGTCGGCTTGGCTGATACCGACAAGCTTCCATTCTTTACGCGCGACTTCCCACTCCTGCGCCCTGCTCAGGGGTAAGATTCCAGCCTTGAGCTGCGTTAAGTTGTATCCGTCACTCATTGCCCCTCCATCGATTAAAACATCTCCCGGCCATACCAACGTATGCGCCCGACAATGTTCACCTCGTCAGCCAGGCAATCGTAGGGTGGGTAGCGGGTGTTGTCAGAAATGATCTGCACGCGCGGCGGGTCGCTCATCGGCACATGCTCGAGCCGCTTGGCAACCAGCCCAAGGCCATCATGTAGAACGAAAATGCCAGGCGGTTGGGGTATCTTCTGCGACATGTCGACCAGTACGGTATCACCGTCGACAAGAGTGGGCAGCATGCTGTCCCCTTCCACCTGCATGACCCGCAGCATTGATGGCGCGGCCTTAAGGCGATCTTTGATCCAGGCGCGGCGGAAATGGAAATCGCGACCAGGCTTCCCTTCCTCCTCAAGAATCGATCCGCCGCCCATGGAGGGACGGGCATTAACGTAAGCAATCCCGATGAAGTCGGACTCCGCCCCTTCATCCAGCGGCGTCTCGCCCTGAACGTCACCCTGGCCATGGAGCAACCATTCGACATCGACCTTCACGACAGCAGCAATACTCTTGAGCCGCTCCAGATTGGGCGTCTGCGAGCGGCCACGGATGATGTCGTACAAGAACGACCGGTTCACACCCGCCAGTGAGGCAACGTCGGCGACGTTCATGCCTAGCTGGCGAATGCGTGCGCGAAGGCGCTCCTGCAGAGTTGTCGACATATCTATCCTCAGAAATTTGGGTTGTGTGGATAGAACAGGATTGCTGCCGTCCTGTCAAGCTGATATGAGAACATTACCGGAACAAAGGGAATCGGCAATGGGTCGGATCAAGAAGGATTATCACGAACTCGACGAACTCATTGCCCGCTGGAATCTCTCTGAGTCAGATCTGCGTTATGTGGTCGAGAACGGTAAGCTGCCCCTGTCCGTCCGCATTTACGCCCAGCCCATGGAGCTTGGCTCTTACGAGGCTGAGGACTGGGGCCAGATGCCGGTACCCTATCATCAGGGCACATTCGATGGCGTGGCAGACTTGCTGCGGTTCGATATATATCGCCTGTTTCTGGAGGGCGAAGTTATGGCCAGCGAGTTCTCTTTGCCGAATGGCGACTATGCTAGCCTGTTGAACCCAGCGGAGGCCCGTTCAATCAAGCGCGCTAATCTCGTGGTGCGCGAGGATGCTCGCCTTGAATTTGAACAGGCAGTTCTGGGAACCCTCAGCCAGGTAGAACCAGAAAAGCCTGACTTCCGTCGATTTTCCTATGCGGGCCGGATCTGGAATTTCACGGAAATGCAGGCCCGCGGCATGCTGTTCTTGTTCGAGGCGGCCAAGAGCGGTGATCCCGAACAACACTTCCGCAAGATCCTCGACGCTGCCCATTCTGGCTCAGACAAGATTGCCCATCTCTACTCAAGCCGGCGCGACTGGACGAAGGTGATCCTGAAGGCAAAAGGAAGGCTTGGCTGGTACTTTATGGAGCCAAGCCTGGTCGTCGCCATGTCGCGCTGATCGACCGCCTGCCATTTATCACCCCGAAAACGAGCCCGCCCTGAGCGGGCTTTTTCGTGTCTGGGCTTTGCTCGATTCGATCGCGCGGAAACGGTCTCTGGTGGGAGATCGGTCGGGATTAGGTTGGCGGACGGTTGGTAAAGGTTGGTGCACACCTCACAGCGCCCGCAAACCCACGCACCAGTGAGAGACTTAGGTTGGTGCATCTGCCAACCACTTCTGTGACGACCACCAACCATATCTCGCTTTAGTCCAGTTTCAGGATGACGAAACAGGACGAACCCATGACCCCTCACACGCTCGACACGCTTCAACGTGAAGCCCAAAGCGCCGCCCGCCGCTTGGCCCGGAGCCTGAACCTATGCCGCGAGGCTGAAGCCGATATCTGCCAGGATCTGCTGGCCGATCTTCTTTCCCGGCTCCACCGCTTTGATCCGGATCGCGGCACTCTTGGTGCTTTTGCCGGTCGCATTGTCGCCAACCAGGCCAGCTGCATTGCCAAGCAGATCCTGCGCGAGCGGCGTATGATGCCCTGCTCGCTCGATCATGACGATGGCTGCCCACTTCAGCGCGATCAAATCGCCGAAGACCAGAGCCTGAGCGCGGTCTTTGCTCTGCCTGCTGATGCTCGCCGGGCAATTGAACATCGGCTGGATCTCGCACGCTGCGGAACCCGC is a genomic window containing:
- a CDS encoding WYL domain-containing protein yields the protein MDDSKPSLRWGVEQKLQFIEFRLFWEGHVNRSDLIDKFGVSPNQASGDLNRYIALAPDNMVYDKSGKTYVRSPAFKPLFLKLDATQYLSQVRSIAEGVITPEDAWIGNLSSFDSTPAPARGVDPVVLRSIVIAIRRHEAIEVLYQSMSAPDPEWRWIAPHALAFDGFRWHARSFCEKSGEYRDFVISRILETRQTRAAKQQAISDAAWDEVVELEVGPHPDLSANQKRVIELDYGMENGSVTIPVRRALLYYALKRLGLDTDPSARKPQDQQIILLNANSVQGLMV
- a CDS encoding recombinase family protein, with amino-acid sequence MSSEITRKLRCAIYTRKSSEEGLEQEFNSLDAQREACEAYIASQRSEGWVQVRDQYDDGGISGGTLDRPAIQRLLSDIEDGLVDVVVVYKIDRLSRSLMDFAKLVEVFERNNVTFVSVTQSFNTTTSMGRLTLNVLLSFAQFEREVTAERIRDKFRASRAKGMYMGGVPPLGYDVKARKLVINKSGAAKIQYIFERFREIGSGTHLLRELAERGITTRHGKRITKGFLYRVLNNRIYIGDVVHKGNRYPGEHEAIISTELWDAVHSILKESPRVRGGRTRANTPAMLKGLIWGQDGAAFSPTHTLKNGKLYRYYISQTLLRNGAGACDVGRVPAAEVEAAVVDQLRAAFRQPEVIIGAWKMATRSTPTLTEAQARQALRDLDPMWDELFPAEQARIVQIIVDKVIVGSEGLDVRLRTEGIGALARELCAPALEAAA
- a CDS encoding DUF2924 domain-containing protein, yielding MKHDPVLARLAAIKAATIGDLKKQWRDIYASEPPPFNRRYLESRLAYRVQELAYGGLKPETVKRLQDLGEQLDGGNVAVRSIRADLKPIAGTRLVREWQGVEHTVTVTLNGFEWQGRPYQSLSAIARAITGSRWNGWVFFGLKNKRRAA
- a CDS encoding deoxyguanosinetriphosphate triphosphohydrolase family protein, which codes for MTVGGIPSLDAARVSRCYSDEAASGQDQRGAFERDRDRILYSSAFHRLAGITQIVRAGELDVFHTRQQHTYKVAQIGRRLAEHRIREQPIEAAQHGLHPEVVEAACLAHDLGHPPFGHAAETELDRIVRDPSIVGGCKEDAADDGYEGNAQTFRILTKLAVRYSRDNPGLDLTRATLAATLKYPWIRDHGKDEKKSKWSAYASEERDFLWAREHCKGEYKTAEAELMDWADDIAYSVHDLEDFHRVGMIPWSEIVSDEALDGIVQGALNSWKKDPRYPADAPRRLSEALGRVKRKVTIFPSVTKEAYDGSREQRRQLRNFTSQLIGNYVRAITLTKDVDGPAVSIQPDAADEVRLLKHFARHYVIGLPALHAQQYGQKKIVRDLFQIFLAEGKQGNFKLFPARLRYIWEDNHADKKARLAADCVASLTENEAYQLHSRLTGSESGLILDPIVR
- a CDS encoding XRE family transcriptional regulator, which codes for MSTTLQERLRARIRQLGMNVADVASLAGVNRSFLYDIIRGRSQTPNLERLKSIAAVVKVDVEWLLHGQGDVQGETPLDEGAESDFIGIAYVNARPSMGGGSILEEEGKPGRDFHFRRAWIKDRLKAAPSMLRVMQVEGDSMLPTLVDGDTVLVDMSQKIPQPPGIFVLHDGLGLVAKRLEHVPMSDPPRVQIISDNTRYPPYDCLADEVNIVGRIRWYGREMF
- a CDS encoding sigma factor, with the protein product MTKQDEPMTPHTLDTLQREAQSAARRLARSLNLCREAEADICQDLLADLLSRLHRFDPDRGTLGAFAGRIVANQASCIAKQILRERRMMPCSLDHDDGCPLQRDQIAEDQSLSAVFALPADARRAIEHRLDLARCGTRLTDAETALCGWLAEHPVTELVRMGLGSRSGLYRRITELRALFAASGLASA